The following is a genomic window from bacterium.
CGGGGATCCCGGATTGTGTATGTAGACCAGACAAAAACAGATTAGACACCGAAAATCGGATTCTGGAAAATTAAATCAAAGGCACGGAATGTTTCCGGCCGAATAGCTTTTAGCAGCGCCCCGGATTTGCTGAGTCGCTGTTAAAAGGGGGAAAGCATGAACAAACCCGATACCAGCGGAGTGCCACTGGGTGTTGACTCCCAGGAAGTGCCCGGCATCCACCAGTTGCTGAAGTTTATGGTGGACAACAAGGCCAGCGACCTGCACATCACCCCCGGAACGCCGCCGCAGCTGCGGATCGACGGCGCGTTAAGGCCTATCAACGTCCCCACCCTGGCGCCCCCGGACACCAAGAAGATCGCCTACAGCCTGCTCACGGATGCCCAGAAACACGTTTTCGAGGAGGACAAGGAACTTGACTTTTCCTTCGGGGTCAAGGGGCTGTCCCGGTTCCGCGCCAACGTTTTCCAGACGAGGGGATCTGTAGGGATCGCCATCCGGACCATCCCCTTCGAGATCATGTCCTTCGATAGCCTGGGTCTGCCCAAGGTGGTTGAAGAGCTCAACAAGCGGCCCAAGGGCCTCGTTCTGGTCACCGGGCCAACGGGAAGCGGCAAGTCCACGACCCTTGCCGCCATGGTCGACAGGATCAACTCCACCCGGCACGAGCACATCATCACCATCGAGGACCCCATCGAGTTCCTTCATCCCCACAAAAGCTGCGTGGTCAACCAGCGGGAGGTCGGGGCCGACACCTCCACCTTCAAGAGGGCCCTCAAGTCGATCCTCCGGCAGGACCCCGACATCGTCCTCATCGGCGAGATGCGGGATCTGGAGACCATCGAAGCGGCCCTTTCCGTGGCCGAGACGGGACACCTGGTGTTCGGCACCCTGCACACGAACAACTGTGTCCAGACCATCAACAGGATCCTGGACGTCTTTCCGCCCTACCAGCAGCCCCAGATCAGGGCCCAGCTGTCCTTCGTGCTGGAGGGAGTCCTGTCCCAGACCCTGATTCCCAAAAAAGGCGGGGGACGCTGTCTTGCACTCGAAGTCATGGTGCCCAACGCGGCCATCAGGAACCTCATCCGCGAAGACAAGGTCCACCAGATCTACTCCATCATGCAGGTGGGGCAGACCAAGTTCGGCATGCAAACCATGAACCAGTCCCTCCTGGAACTCTATCTCAAAGGGACGATCCCCGTGGAAGAGGTTCTGGGGAGGACCACCAACCCTGAAGAGATGCGTCAGATGCTGACGCAGGCCGGGGTCAGTATCGGGTAACGGTCCAGCTACGAGGAAAGGGAAAACGACGCTTTTCCCTTTCCGTTGAGCAAAAAGTCCCGCCCGGACTTTTCGCGATGCTATCAAGATCAATCGGGGAGGAAGTCCATGCCTGAGTTCAATTGGGAAGCCAAGACCGCCAAAGGTGAAGTCAAGAAGGGCACCATGGAGGCCGTGAGCCCGGACGCCGTTCACGCGGCGCTGAGGCGCCAGGGACTGAACCCTTCCAAGGTCAAGGCCAAACCCAAGGAGATCAAGATCAGCATCCCGGGCTTCAAGGAGAAGGTCAAGGAGCGGGACATCGTCATCTTTACCCGCCAGTTCGCCACGATGATCGATGCCGGGCTTCCCCTGGTCCAGTGCCTCGAGATCCTTTCCAGCCAGGCCGAAAACAAGACCCTGGGCAAAGCGCTGGATACCGTCCAGAGTGACGTTGAGGGCGGTTCGGCCTACGCCGAGGCTCTCGGGCGCCACCCCAAGATCTTCGATGAACTTTATGTGAACATGGTTGCCGCCGGGGAGGCCGGGGGTATCCTGGACACCATCCTTTCCAGGCTGGCCGCCTATATTGAAAAGGCGATGGCCCTCAAGAAGAAGGTCAAGTCAGCCATGGTATACCCCATCACCATCCTGATTGTGGCCGTTGGCGTGGTGGCCCTCCTCATGGTGTTCGTTATCCCCAAGTTCGCCGACATGTTCACCGGCATGGGCGGTGAGCTGCCCGCGTTGACCCAGCTCGTCATCGACATGAGCAATTTCGCGTCGAGCTACAAGATGCTCATCTTCATCGGCGGTTTTTTCGTCTTCAGCGCCCTCTTCAAGAGGTATTACGCTACCGTCAGCGGGAAACGGCGCATGGACGGTGTTTTCCTGAGAGCCCCCATCGTAGGCCCCCTCATCCGTAAGGTGGCGGTGGCAAAGTTCACACGGACCCTGGGAACCATGCTCTCTTCCGGAGTGCCCCTTTTAGACGCCCTGGATATCTGTGCACGGACGGCGGGGAACAAGGTCGTGGAGGAGGCTGTGTACTTCACCCGGGACAGCATCAGCGAGGGCAAGACCATTGCTGAACCGCTGGAAGAGTCGGGGGTCTTTCCCCCCATGGTGGTACAGATGATCAGCGTCGGGGAGGCCACCGG
Proteins encoded in this region:
- a CDS encoding type IV pilus twitching motility protein PilT, producing the protein MPGIHQLLKFMVDNKASDLHITPGTPPQLRIDGALRPINVPTLAPPDTKKIAYSLLTDAQKHVFEEDKELDFSFGVKGLSRFRANVFQTRGSVGIAIRTIPFEIMSFDSLGLPKVVEELNKRPKGLVLVTGPTGSGKSTTLAAMVDRINSTRHEHIITIEDPIEFLHPHKSCVVNQREVGADTSTFKRALKSILRQDPDIVLIGEMRDLETIEAALSVAETGHLVFGTLHTNNCVQTINRILDVFPPYQQPQIRAQLSFVLEGVLSQTLIPKKGGGRCLALEVMVPNAAIRNLIREDKVHQIYSIMQVGQTKFGMQTMNQSLLELYLKGTIPVEEVLGRTTNPEEMRQMLTQAGVSIG
- a CDS encoding type II secretion system F family protein: MPEFNWEAKTAKGEVKKGTMEAVSPDAVHAALRRQGLNPSKVKAKPKEIKISIPGFKEKVKERDIVIFTRQFATMIDAGLPLVQCLEILSSQAENKTLGKALDTVQSDVEGGSAYAEALGRHPKIFDELYVNMVAAGEAGGILDTILSRLAAYIEKAMALKKKVKSAMVYPITILIVAVGVVALLMVFVIPKFADMFTGMGGELPALTQLVIDMSNFASSYKMLIFIGGFFVFSALFKRYYATVSGKRRMDGVFLRAPIVGPLIRKVAVAKFTRTLGTMLSSGVPLLDALDICARTAGNKVVEEAVYFTRDSISEGKTIAEPLEESGVFPPMVVQMISVGEATGALDAMLSKIADFYDEEVDTAVEALTSLMEPIMMVFLGGAIGFVVIAMYLPIFKMATLG